In one Aggregicoccus sp. 17bor-14 genomic region, the following are encoded:
- a CDS encoding polysaccharide biosynthesis tyrosine autokinase, with amino-acid sequence MSQPGADAPLHAVPRGRAPEPDDDDLDLGQLIGTLYDGRWLIAAAALVLSALGLFYAFTATPVYRADALVQVEEKGAGLDDLKDLTAMFTGEAPAETEVEILRSRSIVATVVDELRLDVIAEPRYFPLVGRAIARHHKQLQLASPVLGLSRFAWGGERIQVKRLKLPKLLEDEKLKLVAGEGGAYELFGPDGELLLKGQVGKLAASSVEQVAGDGSAEVEAFISELVARPGTEFRLVKKPWAEAVEDFQEDLRVSEKTKNTGIIELALEGKSEEQITTALDHVMAVYVKQNVDRKSETAEKTLEFINSQLPLLKSNLDTAEANLNAYRSKRGTVDLNLEAQAIVDQTVESEKQLTALELQRAELRQRFTDSHPALVALKKQIEQLRGQQAKVNDRIKGMPEAELQSVRLLRDVKVANELYLLLQNKAQELNVVKSGTIGNVRVLDHASIQSKPVSPKKVLILAGSLFVGLAFGVALTFLRKALRQGVEDPELLEQTLGISVYASLPHSPRQEELVRAQQRGATDVKPLAVVEPSDLAIESLRSLRTSLQFALAEGDNNTIVIGGPRPGVGKSFVSVNLAHVLADAGRRVLLVDADMRKGLLHRYFGGSRDSGLSELIRGAVNMATAVRSTPTPNVSFLPTGTLPPNPSELLASERFKDLLGRLQADFDVVLIDAPPILAVTDAAILARFAGVNLMVIRSGLHPMRELTAAVSRMEQNGTRPQGFVFNDVPVRPEGYGLGRYGYHYQYEYR; translated from the coding sequence GTACCGCGCGGACGCGCTCGTGCAGGTGGAGGAGAAGGGCGCAGGGCTGGACGACCTCAAAGACCTCACCGCGATGTTCACCGGTGAGGCGCCCGCAGAGACCGAGGTGGAGATCCTCCGCTCGCGCTCCATCGTCGCCACCGTGGTGGACGAGCTGCGACTCGACGTGATCGCGGAGCCCCGCTACTTCCCGCTCGTGGGCCGGGCGATTGCGCGGCACCACAAGCAGCTGCAACTGGCCTCGCCGGTGCTCGGCCTCTCCCGCTTCGCGTGGGGCGGTGAGCGCATCCAGGTGAAGCGCCTGAAGCTGCCGAAGCTCCTGGAGGACGAGAAGCTCAAGCTCGTGGCCGGCGAGGGCGGCGCGTACGAGCTGTTCGGTCCAGACGGGGAGCTCTTGCTCAAGGGCCAGGTGGGGAAGCTCGCTGCTTCGTCGGTGGAGCAGGTCGCGGGTGACGGCAGCGCAGAGGTGGAGGCCTTCATCTCCGAGCTGGTGGCGCGCCCCGGTACCGAGTTCCGTCTGGTGAAGAAGCCCTGGGCCGAAGCCGTGGAGGACTTCCAGGAGGACCTGCGCGTCAGCGAGAAGACCAAGAACACGGGCATCATCGAGCTCGCGCTCGAGGGCAAGAGCGAGGAGCAGATCACGACCGCGCTGGACCACGTGATGGCGGTCTACGTGAAGCAGAACGTGGACCGGAAGTCCGAGACGGCCGAGAAGACGCTGGAGTTCATCAACTCGCAGCTCCCCTTGCTCAAGAGCAACCTCGACACGGCAGAGGCCAACCTCAACGCCTACCGCTCCAAGCGCGGCACCGTGGACCTCAACCTCGAGGCCCAGGCCATCGTCGATCAGACCGTGGAGTCCGAGAAGCAGCTCACGGCGCTGGAGCTCCAACGTGCGGAGCTTCGGCAGCGCTTTACGGACAGCCACCCCGCGCTGGTCGCGCTCAAGAAGCAGATCGAGCAGCTGCGCGGCCAGCAAGCAAAGGTCAACGATCGCATCAAGGGCATGCCGGAGGCGGAGCTGCAGTCCGTGCGGCTCCTGCGAGACGTGAAGGTGGCCAACGAGCTGTACCTGCTCCTGCAGAACAAGGCCCAGGAGCTGAACGTCGTGAAGTCCGGCACCATCGGCAACGTACGGGTGCTCGACCACGCCAGCATCCAGTCGAAGCCGGTGAGCCCGAAGAAGGTGCTGATCCTCGCAGGCAGTCTCTTTGTGGGCCTCGCCTTCGGCGTCGCGCTCACCTTCCTGCGCAAGGCGCTGCGCCAGGGCGTCGAAGACCCCGAGCTTCTCGAGCAGACGCTCGGCATCTCGGTGTACGCGAGCCTGCCGCATAGCCCGCGGCAGGAGGAGCTGGTGCGCGCCCAGCAGCGGGGGGCCACGGACGTAAAGCCGCTGGCGGTGGTGGAGCCCTCGGACCTTGCGATCGAAAGCCTGCGCAGCCTGCGCACGAGCCTTCAGTTCGCGCTCGCCGAGGGCGACAACAACACGATCGTGATCGGTGGCCCCCGGCCGGGCGTCGGCAAGTCCTTCGTGTCGGTGAACCTCGCGCACGTGCTGGCCGACGCGGGCCGGCGGGTGCTCCTCGTCGATGCCGACATGCGCAAGGGACTGCTCCACCGCTACTTCGGCGGCAGCCGCGACTCGGGGCTCTCAGAGCTCATCCGAGGGGCTGTGAACATGGCGACCGCGGTGCGCAGCACTCCTACGCCCAACGTGTCGTTCCTACCGACCGGCACCCTCCCACCGAACCCCTCGGAGCTTCTCGCGAGCGAGCGTTTCAAGGATCTGCTCGGGAGGCTCCAGGCCGACTTCGATGTCGTGCTCATCGACGCGCCCCCCATCCTCGCCGTCACGGATGCCGCCATCCTCGCCCGCTTCGCAGGCGTGAACCTGATGGTCATCCGATCGGGCCTGCATCCGATGCGCGAACTGACGGCAGCGGTGAGCCGCATGGAGCAGAACGGAACCCGGCCTCAGGGCTTCGTCTTCAACGACGTGCCAGTCCGCCCCGAGGGGTACGGGTTGGGCCGGTACGGGTATCACTACCAGTACGAGTACCGCTAA
- a CDS encoding sugar transferase — MIDAFLLVSAFALAFQLREQLSGFPLLGNLQPHVLMVPVAVSVWGFAGYWSGLYSGRRLSLWREAKHLVRLTLYTGLVLASLAFLLKLEQSRPLIVLYVLSALCQTLAFRLLQRIFGWGQPKEAHRVIVVGSGAQAEAICRMLRTRSEHGAELVGLVTEEHDTPVPPGVRRLGILADSEAIFRREIVDEVIFAVPRTALFEVQSAFQAAEDLGLDTRLCLTFLPNRFARVGFSELDGVPSLSFTSAPGKPLELVLKRAFDIIVSLTALVLLAPVFGAIAVAIKLTSKGPVFFSQSRTGLNGREFRLWKFRSMVVDAEARLKELASQNEMSGPVFKIDRDPRITGIGHFIRRTSLDELPQFWNVLIGDMSVVGPRPLFDVKQYDERWQCRRLSVKPGITCTWQISGRNQIDFATWMKLDLAYIDQWSLGLDLKIFLKTIPAVLLGKGAR; from the coding sequence TTGATTGACGCGTTCCTGCTCGTGAGCGCCTTCGCGCTGGCGTTCCAGCTGCGCGAGCAGCTCAGTGGCTTCCCTCTCCTGGGTAACCTGCAGCCCCACGTGCTGATGGTCCCGGTGGCGGTGTCCGTGTGGGGATTCGCCGGATACTGGTCGGGGCTCTACTCCGGGCGCCGGCTGTCGCTCTGGCGTGAGGCGAAGCACCTCGTCCGCCTGACCCTCTACACGGGCCTGGTCCTCGCATCGCTCGCGTTCCTCCTCAAGCTGGAGCAGAGCCGTCCCCTCATCGTCCTCTACGTGCTGAGCGCGCTCTGCCAGACGCTCGCCTTCCGCCTCCTCCAACGCATCTTCGGCTGGGGTCAGCCGAAGGAAGCGCACCGGGTGATCGTGGTGGGCAGCGGCGCCCAGGCGGAAGCGATCTGCCGCATGCTGCGCACCCGCTCCGAGCACGGCGCGGAGCTGGTCGGGCTGGTCACGGAGGAGCACGACACTCCGGTGCCGCCGGGCGTTCGCCGCCTCGGCATCCTCGCCGACAGCGAGGCCATCTTCCGTCGCGAGATCGTGGACGAGGTCATCTTCGCGGTCCCCCGCACGGCGCTGTTCGAGGTGCAGAGCGCCTTCCAGGCCGCCGAGGACCTGGGGCTCGACACGCGCCTGTGCCTCACCTTCCTCCCGAATCGCTTCGCGCGGGTGGGATTCTCGGAGCTCGACGGGGTGCCGTCGCTCTCCTTCACGTCTGCGCCGGGCAAGCCGCTCGAGCTCGTGCTCAAGCGCGCCTTCGACATCATCGTGAGCCTCACGGCGCTCGTGCTGCTAGCGCCCGTCTTCGGGGCGATCGCGGTGGCCATCAAGCTCACCTCGAAGGGCCCCGTCTTCTTCAGCCAGAGCCGCACGGGCCTCAACGGGCGCGAGTTCCGCCTGTGGAAGTTCCGCTCGATGGTGGTCGATGCAGAGGCGCGCCTGAAGGAGCTGGCGAGCCAGAACGAGATGAGCGGGCCCGTCTTCAAGATCGACCGCGACCCGCGCATCACGGGCATCGGTCACTTCATCCGCAGGACCTCCCTGGACGAGCTGCCTCAGTTCTGGAACGTCCTCATCGGAGACATGAGCGTGGTCGGCCCCCGCCCGCTCTTCGACGTAAAGCAGTACGACGAGCGCTGGCAGTGCCGACGCCTGTCCGTGAAGCCGGGCATCACCTGCACCTGGCAGATCAGCGGCCGCAACCAGATCGACTTCGCGACTTGGATGAAGCTGGACCTCGCCTACATCGATCAGTGGTCGCTGGGGCTCGATCTCAAAATCTTCCTCAAGACGATCCCCGCGGTCCTGCTGGGCAAGGGAGCGCGCTGA